TTCTGAGTTATAATAGAAAAACCTACGGTCTAAAGGAGTGGGAACGACTCTATAATTATCCAGACTGGGGATTTACCTTTGCATATCAAGATCTCAAAAATGAAAATCTAGGAGATACCTACAATGCGCTGGCTCACTACAATTTTTATTTCTTGAACCGCAAGCTCATGTTTAGAATAGGTCAAGGTATTGGTTATACTACAAATCCCTTTGACTTAGAAACTAATGTGGAAAACAATGCGTATGGCTCTCGTTTATTTAGCGCGACACTCGTAATGCTTAACTATAAACAAGCCATCACTCCTACGCTTTCATTTCAAACAGGACTTACTTTTTTACACGGTTCTAATGGAAATTTACGAGCGCCCAACACGAGTACAAACACAATAGCTTTCAATGCCGGGATTATTTATAAAGATCAGGCCGTTCCAGATTTTATCCCAAAGGGAAAAAAAGTATCTTACAAAGAGCCTATCCATTATAATATTGCCCTAAGCGCAGGACTCAACGAGAGCGACTTTATAGGCTTAGGCAGAGAGCCATTTGCAATAATCTCTGCATATGCAGATAAGAGATTAAGCAAGAAAAGTAGTGTTCTCGCAGGTGCTGAAGCTTTTTTCTCAAAATTCTTGGACAATGAAATTGAATTTTTGTCTGTTGCATTTCCTGGACGTGGCGTAACTGCAGATCAAGACTGGAAGCGTGTAGGATTATTTATTGGTCACGAGTTACATCTCAACAATACAGCACTAATAACACATGCGGGATATTATCTTTATTATCCATATGATTTTGAAGGTAGATTTTATCAACGCGTAGGACTTAAACGCACCTTTGGTAAAAAGTACTTTGGTAGTGTGGCTGTAAAAACCCACGGAGCAAAAGCAGAAGCAATAGAATTTGGATTAGGGATACGATTATGAGTTTACAAAAACACTTATTAAATATTTTAAGTACGCTTTCGCGAAAGCGTAACACTATGCTGCAGCTACTTGTCATACTGTTATTCTCTTGCGATACAGAAAATGCAAATGATTGCCTCCAAACGGATGGTGATATCATCACTTATGAAATTGACGTACCTGTTTTTACAAAAATCCAAATGGAAGATGACATTCGGGTGCTCATAAAGCAGGGAGCAGAACAACAAGTGATTATTGAAACAGGTGAAAATCTTGTATCGGACTTAAATTTTGAAGTATCAGAAGGAACACTTGTACTACAGAACAATAATAGTTGTAATATTCTAAGGGAGTATGGACGAACACTAGTAACAATAACGTCTCCAAACATTAATTTTATAAGACAAGCATCTTCTTTTGACA
The genomic region above belongs to Dokdonia sp. Dokd-P16 and contains:
- a CDS encoding acyloxyacyl hydrolase — protein: MMQKLLITTIALLTILQVNAQEVQPYELEANYFYGSILRHNKDVSSLITGHPEGIILSYNRKTYGLKEWERLYNYPDWGFTFAYQDLKNENLGDTYNALAHYNFYFLNRKLMFRIGQGIGYTTNPFDLETNVENNAYGSRLFSATLVMLNYKQAITPTLSFQTGLTFLHGSNGNLRAPNTSTNTIAFNAGIIYKDQAVPDFIPKGKKVSYKEPIHYNIALSAGLNESDFIGLGREPFAIISAYADKRLSKKSSVLAGAEAFFSKFLDNEIEFLSVAFPGRGVTADQDWKRVGLFIGHELHLNNTALITHAGYYLYYPYDFEGRFYQRVGLKRTFGKKYFGSVAVKTHGAKAEAIEFGLGIRL
- a CDS encoding head GIN domain-containing protein produces the protein MSLQKHLLNILSTLSRKRNTMLQLLVILLFSCDTENANDCLQTDGDIITYEIDVPVFTKIQMEDDIRVLIKQGAEQQVIIETGENLVSDLNFEVSEGTLVLQNNNSCNILREYGRTLVTITSPNINFIRQASSFDIESEGILSYPALTLWSNTSPNGVNIDDPNKNGNVFLTLDVPSLTISANGSSNFKISGRADQMNINFSDEFPQFDGRDFLVDDIQFRHTSAAAMVFNPISSLKGTIRATGDVIVVNEPPLVEVEVLFTGQLIFED